One window from the genome of Mycobacteriales bacterium encodes:
- a CDS encoding STAS domain-containing protein, translated as MQFGLTVDDSHPPYAVLTASGEIDVATAPDLRAALLDLIGEGRTRIVVDLEQVEFLDSTGLGVLVSTVKRVRADGGDLSVVCTRPQILQVFEITGLTAVFSVHDSLDQAVAS; from the coding sequence GTGCAGTTCGGACTGACCGTCGACGACAGTCATCCGCCGTACGCGGTGCTCACCGCGTCCGGGGAGATCGACGTGGCAACCGCGCCCGATCTGCGCGCCGCGTTGCTCGACCTGATCGGCGAGGGCCGCACCCGCATCGTGGTCGACCTCGAGCAGGTGGAGTTCCTCGACAGCACCGGCCTCGGCGTCCTTGTCAGCACCGTCAAGCGGGTCCGCGCGGACGGCGGGGACCTCTCGGTGGTCTGCACCCGGCCGCAGATCCTTCAGGTCTTCGAGATCACCGGCCTGACGGCGGTGTTCTCGGTGCACGACAGCCTGGACCAGGCGGTCGCCAGCTGA
- a CDS encoding XdhC family protein, whose protein sequence is MYEIALTVRACLSAGTDVDVAWVVETRGFSSRDHGEALAITPGGGRVGSAASGALDDQLAQLASERRINRIVDLHVGELDATIAGLSCGGDARCLLVSAAQLPDELWDELRDRRPVCLVSKLDGDAVTATSVFTADTIGQADPDAASLFGRSVSATAVRDDLVITVFFPVPKLVVAGAGAIADALSDAAGLLGWTTQVVGDVTTATGVIGGLSGIDKVVVISHDNEVAGPSLEAALAGQAGYIGALGSRHTQHSRAQWLADRGITDLDRVHGPAGLDIGARTPAEIAVSILAEALATGAGRDAGSLRARDGAIH, encoded by the coding sequence ATGTACGAGATCGCACTGACGGTGCGGGCGTGTCTGTCCGCAGGCACCGATGTCGACGTCGCGTGGGTGGTCGAGACGAGGGGGTTCAGCTCGCGCGACCATGGCGAGGCGCTGGCGATCACTCCCGGCGGTGGGCGAGTCGGGTCGGCCGCCTCTGGCGCCCTCGACGACCAGCTGGCACAGCTCGCGAGCGAACGGCGGATCAACCGCATCGTCGACCTGCACGTCGGTGAGCTGGACGCGACCATCGCCGGGCTGTCGTGCGGCGGGGACGCCCGCTGCCTGCTGGTGTCCGCCGCTCAGCTACCTGACGAGCTCTGGGACGAGCTGCGTGATCGCCGCCCGGTCTGCCTGGTCTCCAAGCTCGACGGCGACGCCGTGACCGCCACGTCGGTCTTCACGGCGGACACCATCGGCCAGGCCGACCCCGACGCGGCCTCGCTGTTCGGGCGCTCGGTCAGTGCCACCGCGGTGCGCGACGACCTGGTCATCACCGTGTTCTTCCCGGTTCCGAAGCTGGTCGTGGCCGGCGCCGGTGCGATCGCCGACGCGCTCTCGGACGCCGCCGGGCTGCTCGGCTGGACGACCCAGGTGGTCGGTGACGTCACCACTGCCACCGGCGTCATCGGTGGCCTTTCCGGGATCGACAAGGTCGTCGTGATCAGCCACGACAACGAGGTTGCCGGGCCATCGCTGGAAGCGGCGCTCGCGGGCCAGGCCGGCTACATCGGCGCCCTCGGCTCGCGGCACACCCAGCACTCGCGCGCGCAGTGGCTGGCCGACCGCGGCATCACCGACCTCGACCGCGTGCATGGCCCGGCCGGGCTCGACATCGGCGCACGCACGCCGGCCGAGATCGCGGTGTCGATCCTGGCCGAGGCGCTCGCGACCGGTGCCGGACGCGATGCCGGATCGCTTCGGGCAAGGGATGGCGCGATCCACTGA
- a CDS encoding PP2C family protein-serine/threonine phosphatase: MTRQLRPLSIAVIVVMLVITGVGAWVTRVAVRDQERRLLKERTNEVGLVLDSSISALPVPLQVLGGVLRATHESPIAFERASAAAETGSTQQVTFALIRKTPTGFVVAMAEGAGLHKGEVVTGPRARAFEQALTTTQLVPTAVIGHGATRALGFALGPPVAPAGTVLYREDLLGPIGAPRSAGAAPFSELRVVIYAAPRPIRRDVLAETTSTLPLTGLVHTEPLMAGSTTWTLQASAKHPLVGGATSAAPWIVLGGGVLVTALMAVVVEIESRRRRSALALYDTEHRVAEALQLSLLPTLPVVPGLGLAARYLPGSAHQEIGGDWFDVFALDGERTGIVIGDVVGHDIAAAAAMSKLQASLRAYASSGARPSEVLDRLDDLVSSFEISELVTVFYGVLGPPDADGERLLSFANGGHLPPFVRRPDGTVDELAAGGSLVLGAPVATPTRRAEAEYRVAAGSILLLFTDGLLEVPGVSLSDSLAELRALVEGASDDLDADSLCALVLEGVDPDRLRDDIAILCISVDEISRAPRVGVVETPTNVTASAVEPGPVTATLTE; encoded by the coding sequence ATGACACGACAGCTGCGGCCGCTCAGCATCGCCGTCATCGTGGTGATGCTGGTGATCACGGGAGTCGGGGCCTGGGTCACCCGCGTCGCGGTACGCGATCAGGAGCGTCGTCTGCTCAAGGAGCGCACCAACGAGGTCGGACTCGTGCTGGACTCCTCCATCAGCGCGTTGCCGGTTCCGTTGCAGGTGCTGGGCGGAGTTCTGCGTGCCACCCACGAGTCGCCCATTGCGTTCGAGCGGGCGAGCGCCGCGGCCGAGACCGGCTCGACCCAGCAGGTGACCTTCGCTCTGATCCGCAAGACGCCGACCGGATTTGTCGTCGCGATGGCGGAGGGCGCCGGCCTGCACAAGGGTGAGGTGGTCACCGGGCCCCGAGCGCGCGCCTTCGAGCAGGCGCTGACCACGACACAGCTGGTGCCGACGGCGGTTATCGGGCACGGTGCGACCCGCGCGCTCGGCTTCGCGCTGGGCCCTCCGGTCGCACCCGCGGGGACGGTGCTCTACCGCGAGGACCTGCTCGGTCCGATCGGAGCGCCGAGGTCGGCCGGCGCCGCGCCCTTCAGCGAGTTGCGCGTCGTCATCTATGCCGCTCCGCGACCGATCCGGCGCGATGTCCTTGCAGAGACCACTAGCACGCTGCCTCTCACCGGGCTGGTCCACACCGAGCCACTGATGGCGGGCTCCACGACCTGGACGCTGCAGGCGTCAGCCAAGCACCCGCTGGTCGGGGGCGCGACCTCGGCGGCACCGTGGATCGTCCTTGGCGGCGGCGTGCTGGTGACCGCTCTCATGGCGGTGGTCGTCGAGATCGAGAGCCGGCGCCGGCGGTCGGCGCTCGCGCTGTACGACACCGAGCACCGAGTCGCCGAGGCGCTGCAGCTCAGCCTGCTGCCGACGCTGCCGGTCGTGCCCGGTCTGGGCCTGGCCGCGCGGTACCTGCCCGGCTCGGCTCACCAGGAGATCGGCGGCGACTGGTTTGACGTGTTCGCACTCGATGGCGAACGAACGGGCATCGTGATCGGCGATGTCGTCGGCCACGACATCGCGGCCGCCGCGGCGATGTCGAAGTTGCAAGCGTCACTTCGCGCCTACGCGTCGAGTGGCGCGCGCCCGTCCGAAGTCCTCGACCGCCTCGACGACCTGGTGTCGAGCTTCGAGATCTCCGAGCTGGTGACCGTCTTCTACGGCGTACTCGGCCCTCCGGACGCGGACGGCGAGCGGCTGCTGTCGTTCGCGAACGGCGGGCACCTGCCGCCGTTCGTCCGGCGGCCCGACGGCACCGTCGACGAGCTGGCCGCCGGCGGGTCGCTCGTGCTCGGTGCTCCGGTCGCCACCCCGACCAGGCGCGCGGAAGCCGAGTACCGGGTTGCAGCAGGTTCGATCCTGCTGCTGTTCACCGACGGTCTCCTGGAAGTGCCGGGAGTGTCGCTGTCCGACTCGTTGGCCGAGCTCCGCGCCTTGGTCGAAGGCGCATCGGACGACCTCGATGCGGACTCGCTGTGCGCGTTGGTGCTCGAGGGCGTGGACCCGGATCGTCTTCGCGACGACATCGCGATCCTGTGCATCAGTGTCGACGAGATCTCACGTGCGCCGCGGGTCGGTGTGGTGGAGACGCCGACGAACGTCACGGCGTCAGCTGTCGAACCAGGTCCCGTGACCGCGACCTTGACCGAGTGA
- a CDS encoding DUF6458 family protein — protein sequence MGIGVGLFFIALGAVLTFALHATVNGVNLQMVGVILMAVGAVGIVLDLVMFAPRRRSVQTVERVPYSQYDDGTTRVTHVES from the coding sequence ATGGGTATCGGAGTGGGTCTGTTCTTCATCGCGCTTGGCGCCGTCCTGACCTTCGCGTTACACGCGACTGTCAACGGCGTGAACCTTCAGATGGTTGGCGTGATCCTCATGGCGGTGGGCGCCGTAGGGATCGTCCTCGACCTCGTGATGTTTGCCCCGCGCCGTCGTTCGGTCCAAACCGTCGAGCGGGTTCCCTACTCGCAGTACGACGACGGCACGACGCGCGTCACGCACGTCGAGTCCTGA
- a CDS encoding ATP-binding protein → MAQPDRERLDLAANPAAVGQARTWLAGYLSGWSSDGLATVQLLLSELVTNAILHTTDVVEVAATRAGAVVTIEVSDHNPSKPVLKTYQQDAATGRGLHLVEALAEEWGVHADAMRKSVWFRVADGASRSGPGHQVTSRDAYDSEPVAPAPAAAPPGTLGGPAFTVWLRGLPVATYLAVEEHHDALVREFALLLQSGTDHGGGRVAPGLLVLAAKIVEQFGVGNEERRAQVEAARRAGKRTVDVSMLFPSGSHAQVALMADQLDEADASCRRGELLTPPSTPEVVRFRRWYTDEIVRQLSGQAATSWPYGVDEPAPSGGTNLDADRR, encoded by the coding sequence GTGGCGCAGCCCGACCGCGAACGGCTCGACCTTGCCGCGAATCCCGCCGCGGTCGGCCAGGCCCGCACCTGGCTCGCCGGTTACCTGAGCGGGTGGTCCTCGGACGGCCTGGCGACTGTCCAGCTGTTGCTCTCCGAGCTGGTCACCAACGCGATCCTGCACACCACCGACGTGGTGGAGGTGGCGGCGACCCGCGCCGGGGCGGTGGTGACCATCGAGGTCTCCGACCACAACCCGAGCAAGCCGGTCCTGAAGACCTATCAGCAGGACGCGGCGACCGGTCGAGGGCTGCATCTGGTCGAGGCGCTCGCCGAGGAGTGGGGCGTGCACGCGGACGCGATGCGCAAGTCGGTGTGGTTCCGTGTCGCCGACGGTGCGAGCCGCAGCGGCCCGGGGCACCAAGTCACCAGCCGCGACGCCTACGACAGCGAGCCGGTCGCACCAGCGCCGGCGGCGGCCCCGCCGGGCACGCTCGGCGGCCCCGCCTTCACCGTGTGGCTGCGCGGGCTGCCGGTTGCGACGTACCTCGCCGTCGAGGAGCACCACGACGCGCTCGTGCGCGAGTTCGCACTGCTGCTGCAGTCCGGCACCGACCACGGTGGTGGGCGGGTCGCGCCGGGCCTGCTGGTTCTTGCGGCGAAGATCGTCGAGCAGTTCGGGGTGGGCAACGAGGAGCGCCGGGCCCAGGTCGAGGCTGCGCGGCGGGCGGGCAAGCGAACCGTCGACGTGTCGATGCTGTTCCCTTCCGGATCTCATGCCCAGGTCGCGCTGATGGCCGACCAGCTCGACGAGGCAGACGCGAGTTGCCGGCGCGGTGAGCTGCTGACGCCTCCATCGACGCCGGAGGTGGTCCGCTTCCGCCGCTGGTACACCGACGAGATCGTCCGCCAGCTCTCGGGCCAAGCCGCCACCTCCTGGCCCTACGGGGTCGACGAACCCGCGCCGTCCGGGGGAACGAACCTGGACGCCGACCGCAGATGA
- a CDS encoding EAL domain-containing protein produces the protein MSGQDPDAATDVHRRTPGQPLHGTGTSIAVLVLSVVLVAVAAVGVGTDPGVAMAAIAVVAGLDVLAALMLVRQYRTTGERLRRQLDRADELERLQTTLLDHMIDGVYMQNRDGKFLAYNHAARTILGLSEAELAGGAALDAFRSRLLHADGSRWSGTDLTPPQATFATGQPQRELVVGVDKGTGEPTWMSFSTAPAIGPDGRVEAVVTCLSDVTDRHSARLAATSVAAQRRQRVLDVLDRQRISMVFQPIMALDNGRIVGAEALARFPGHPNPTPDVWFADAAAEDLGLDLELAAISAALGRLHDLPAGAYLSVNVSPAAVLSPQLQRLLGGVPAHRIVVELTEHESVDNYEEVVGALRVLRASGVRLAVDDAGAGFASLRHILNLRPDLIKLDLGITRGIDDDPARRALAASLLAFGAEIGAGIVAEGIETANELDALKALGVRFGQGYHLGMPAPLPLTVTEAALAS, from the coding sequence ATGAGCGGGCAGGATCCGGACGCAGCGACCGACGTGCACCGGCGGACACCAGGTCAGCCGCTGCACGGTACGGGGACCTCGATCGCGGTTCTCGTCCTCAGTGTGGTGCTCGTCGCGGTGGCGGCGGTCGGGGTCGGCACGGATCCGGGCGTCGCCATGGCCGCGATCGCCGTCGTGGCCGGTCTTGACGTCCTCGCCGCGTTGATGCTCGTGCGGCAGTACCGCACCACCGGCGAGCGACTGCGCCGCCAGCTCGATCGAGCCGACGAGCTCGAGCGCCTGCAGACCACTCTGCTCGACCACATGATCGACGGCGTGTACATGCAGAACCGGGACGGCAAGTTCCTCGCCTACAACCACGCCGCCCGCACGATCCTCGGTCTGAGCGAGGCGGAGCTCGCCGGCGGAGCCGCCCTGGACGCGTTCCGCAGCCGGCTGCTGCACGCCGACGGCAGCCGGTGGAGCGGCACCGACCTGACCCCGCCCCAGGCGACGTTTGCGACCGGCCAACCGCAGCGCGAGCTGGTCGTCGGGGTCGACAAGGGAACCGGTGAGCCGACCTGGATGTCGTTCAGCACGGCACCGGCAATCGGACCGGACGGGCGCGTCGAGGCGGTCGTCACGTGCCTCAGCGATGTCACCGACCGGCACTCGGCGCGGCTGGCGGCCACATCCGTGGCGGCGCAACGCCGGCAACGCGTGCTCGACGTACTCGACCGGCAGCGCATCTCGATGGTGTTCCAGCCGATCATGGCGCTCGACAACGGGCGCATCGTCGGAGCCGAGGCGTTGGCCCGGTTCCCCGGCCACCCCAACCCGACCCCGGACGTCTGGTTTGCCGACGCTGCCGCCGAGGACCTCGGCCTCGACCTCGAGCTGGCCGCGATCAGCGCCGCTCTCGGCCGGTTGCACGACCTTCCGGCCGGCGCCTACCTGTCGGTGAACGTCTCGCCGGCGGCGGTCCTGTCGCCGCAGCTGCAGCGGCTGCTCGGCGGCGTACCGGCGCACCGCATCGTGGTGGAGCTCACCGAGCACGAAAGCGTGGACAACTACGAGGAGGTCGTCGGCGCGCTGCGCGTGCTCCGTGCGAGCGGGGTGCGGCTAGCGGTCGACGACGCGGGAGCCGGCTTCGCCAGTCTCCGGCACATCCTCAACCTCCGGCCGGACCTCATCAAGCTCGATCTCGGGATCACCCGAGGCATCGACGACGACCCCGCCCGGCGTGCACTCGCCGCCTCGCTGCTGGCCTTCGGCGCCGAGATCGGCGCCGGCATCGTGGCGGAAGGCATCGAGACCGCGAACGAACTCGATGCATTGAAGGCGCTCGGTGTCCGCTTCGGCCAGGGTTACCACCTCGGGATGCCGGCGCCACTGCCGCTCACGGTCACCGAGGCGGCACTGGCGAGCTGA
- a CDS encoding GGDEF domain-containing protein — MKRVPRVESVAEVFHSPRSAVGQVALGRAMLLTCGVIVGTTIWSLHPTRTTPYALLVVSLGMLAVFLFTPYLPWRDEPSRMPLIYPVSVLAALTALGIADDGAALAYTGFINLCFVYVGLTQPPFTSVALAPVASAVWLVAQDSWSALVAIRLVIGVLIWVLVGELLSFRSERAARDRLVLARHAHIDSLTGLINRRALDNRLTTAQVGDTIVMCDLDHFKALNDREGHAAGDRVLADFGALLTASLRGEDAAGRYGGEEFVLLLAGTSPEAALDVLIRMRIRWASMHPGLTFSSGISAVTDSTPVTIALTAADEALYTSKQAGRNCDHISYQQIVRGN, encoded by the coding sequence GTGAAGCGCGTTCCGCGCGTCGAGTCGGTAGCGGAGGTCTTCCACAGCCCGCGCTCGGCGGTAGGCCAGGTGGCACTGGGTCGCGCCATGCTGCTCACCTGCGGCGTCATCGTGGGTACGACGATCTGGTCGCTGCACCCGACCAGGACCACTCCATACGCGCTGCTCGTCGTCAGCCTGGGCATGCTCGCGGTGTTCCTCTTCACGCCGTACCTGCCGTGGCGGGACGAGCCGTCGCGGATGCCGTTGATCTATCCGGTCAGCGTCCTGGCCGCGCTGACCGCGCTCGGCATCGCCGACGATGGCGCGGCGCTCGCCTACACCGGCTTCATCAACCTCTGCTTCGTCTACGTCGGGTTGACCCAGCCGCCGTTCACCAGCGTTGCGCTCGCTCCAGTCGCGTCTGCGGTCTGGCTGGTCGCCCAGGACTCCTGGTCGGCACTGGTCGCGATCCGGCTGGTGATCGGCGTGCTGATCTGGGTCCTCGTCGGCGAGCTGCTGTCCTTCCGCAGCGAGCGAGCCGCGCGTGACCGGCTGGTGCTCGCCCGGCACGCGCACATCGACTCCCTCACCGGCCTGATCAACCGTCGCGCGCTCGACAACCGGCTCACGACGGCGCAGGTCGGCGACACGATCGTGATGTGCGACCTCGACCACTTCAAGGCACTCAACGACCGTGAGGGCCACGCGGCGGGCGACCGGGTGCTCGCCGACTTCGGCGCATTGCTCACCGCGTCTCTGCGCGGCGAGGATGCGGCCGGCAGGTACGGCGGCGAGGAGTTCGTCCTGCTGCTGGCCGGGACCTCGCCCGAGGCGGCACTCGACGTGTTGATCCGGATGCGGATCCGCTGGGCGTCGATGCATCCGGGTCTCACGTTCTCGAGCGGCATCTCTGCGGTGACCGACTCGACGCCGGTGACGATCGCGCTGACGGCTGCCGACGAGGCGCTGTACACGTCGAAGCAGGCCGGCCGCAACTGCGACCACATCAGCTACCAGCAGATCGTCCGCGGCAACTAG
- a CDS encoding FAD-dependent oxidoreductase, whose protein sequence is MTRDCAAVVIGAGVVGCSIALALVREGLPVTVVDREGGPGLGSTSASSAIVRLNYSTFAGVAVAWEAQHEWERWPDMIGVPDPSGFARYHNTGMLFLDTPGYDADLVCTHFDRLRVPYERLDAAQLGERFPYLSAAAYHPPRLPSDEQFWAESSRTLGALYMPRGGYVDDPSLAARNLWTAAEAAGAQARFRCAVTAIETDPAGVVGVALDDGTAVDAGIVVNAAGPHSGAINALAGVLEEFRVRTRPMRQEVHTVDAPPELGGDPGPAVGDGDLGTYFRSAPGGRMLVGGVEAECDPMEWLTDADDYDVHPSPAAFERYTLRLARRVPSVTVPHRPTGHAGVYDVSDDWIPIYDKTGLPGYFVAIGTSGNQFKNAPVIGSLLAAIVRDWLAGGDHDVRSVHWRAPITGSEVDLAHYSRLRSPNTDSSNSVFA, encoded by the coding sequence ATGACCCGCGATTGCGCTGCGGTGGTGATCGGCGCGGGAGTGGTCGGCTGCAGCATCGCGCTGGCGTTGGTGCGCGAGGGCCTTCCGGTGACCGTCGTCGACCGCGAAGGCGGACCCGGGCTGGGTTCGACCAGCGCATCCTCGGCCATCGTGCGGCTGAACTACTCGACCTTCGCCGGAGTGGCTGTGGCGTGGGAGGCGCAACACGAGTGGGAACGCTGGCCCGACATGATCGGCGTACCAGACCCGTCCGGCTTCGCCCGCTACCACAACACGGGCATGCTCTTCCTCGACACCCCTGGGTACGACGCGGACCTCGTCTGCACCCACTTCGACCGGCTCCGCGTTCCGTACGAGCGGCTGGATGCGGCGCAGCTGGGCGAACGCTTTCCCTACCTGTCCGCGGCCGCATACCACCCGCCGCGGCTGCCGTCGGACGAGCAGTTCTGGGCGGAGTCGAGCCGGACGCTCGGCGCCCTTTACATGCCACGAGGGGGATACGTCGACGACCCGAGCCTGGCCGCGCGCAACCTCTGGACGGCGGCGGAGGCGGCCGGGGCCCAGGCGCGGTTCCGGTGCGCCGTGACCGCGATCGAGACCGACCCGGCCGGTGTCGTCGGTGTCGCGCTCGACGACGGCACTGCGGTTGACGCCGGCATCGTCGTCAACGCTGCCGGTCCGCACTCCGGCGCGATCAACGCGCTCGCCGGCGTGCTCGAGGAGTTCCGGGTCCGCACCAGGCCGATGCGCCAGGAGGTGCACACCGTCGACGCACCGCCGGAGCTCGGCGGCGATCCGGGTCCGGCGGTCGGCGACGGCGACCTCGGGACGTACTTCCGCTCAGCACCCGGCGGCCGAATGCTGGTCGGTGGCGTAGAGGCCGAGTGCGACCCCATGGAGTGGCTCACCGATGCCGATGACTACGACGTGCATCCGAGCCCGGCGGCGTTCGAGCGTTACACCCTGCGGCTGGCCCGGCGGGTGCCGTCGGTCACGGTTCCGCACCGGCCCACCGGGCACGCCGGGGTCTACGACGTGTCCGACGACTGGATTCCGATCTATGACAAGACCGGGCTGCCCGGGTACTTCGTCGCCATCGGCACCAGCGGCAACCAGTTCAAGAACGCACCGGTGATCGGCTCGCTGCTCGCCGCCATCGTTCGCGACTGGCTGGCGGGCGGTGACCACGACGTCCGTTCCGTGCACTGGCGCGCGCCGATCACCGGCTCGGAGGTTGATCTCGCGCATTACTCGCGGCTGCGGTCGCCCAACACCGACAGCTCGAACTCGGTGTTCGCCTGA
- a CDS encoding HD domain-containing phosphohydrolase, with amino-acid sequence MDRWDARPVAAGTLRAAILLAPLVVSSGALLLVSHLWPAPSGGRGWWLAGLAAVAVVVAFVVERGARRLLPLASLLRLTMLFPDRAPSRMRIARAAGSTGQQLSRLARSDDDTAQVAAEKVLTLITALGNHDRKTRGHSERVRLYCDLLGDQLRLSRGDRDRLRWAALLHDIGKLEIAPTILNKPAKLSDREFARIRRHPTLGAEIAAPLLPWLGEWGGGIVDHHERWDGRGYPHGRSGTEISRAGRIVGIVDSFETMTAARVYKKAMTTRAARTELADCAGSQFDPDFVRSFLSISLPRVLWAMGPLAFAVQLPFLRSLAKFGTQASALPLQSASTAGVAAAASVIGVAAAPAMVTSVVHRHTHSHGHVDGGSRLAGATALHSGGSVGTVAGGGVETVSDAHAGTVLGPRSDLPPRVSGVVPPEASRTPGASDPGTPTGGSPVSGGGSPTPSPAPSSGPGSLSIAATTMYAVEDISATVDVLSSTVTNVVASTLQIADHPSHGTATVGSDGNVSYQPEPGFVGVDQLTYQVCDSAGRCGAAELTVNVLGHDQAHANLDGVDLSGMDLSGFTFTGASLRNADLTGANLTGADFTNADLTDADLASATVRNIVLSGATLTGTDVSGVVGAVAPDATAVNLSATIGKAVTIDASNLVADPDVPIDWSTLSISGSPKHGSARVTGTHTIVYTPGAGLLSTDSLTFTVANVLGASTTCTVHFVAVL; translated from the coding sequence ATGGATCGCTGGGACGCGCGACCGGTCGCGGCCGGAACGCTGCGGGCCGCGATCCTGCTCGCCCCGCTGGTCGTGAGCAGCGGGGCGCTCCTCCTTGTCTCGCATCTGTGGCCGGCGCCGAGCGGCGGCCGCGGCTGGTGGCTGGCCGGGCTGGCCGCCGTCGCTGTCGTGGTCGCGTTCGTCGTCGAACGCGGAGCCCGGCGGCTGCTGCCGCTCGCCTCGTTGCTCCGGCTGACCATGCTCTTCCCTGACCGCGCGCCGTCGCGGATGCGCATCGCGCGGGCCGCCGGGTCGACCGGCCAGCAGCTGTCCCGGCTGGCCCGAAGCGACGACGACACGGCGCAGGTGGCGGCCGAGAAGGTTCTCACGCTGATCACTGCGCTCGGCAACCACGACCGCAAGACGCGCGGCCACTCGGAGCGGGTTCGGCTGTACTGCGACCTGCTCGGTGACCAGCTGCGGCTTTCGCGCGGGGATCGCGATCGGCTGCGGTGGGCGGCTCTGCTGCACGACATCGGCAAGCTCGAGATCGCGCCCACCATCCTGAACAAGCCGGCCAAGCTGTCCGACCGAGAGTTCGCCCGCATCCGCCGGCACCCGACGCTGGGAGCGGAGATCGCCGCGCCGCTGCTGCCGTGGCTGGGGGAGTGGGGCGGCGGCATCGTCGACCACCACGAACGCTGGGACGGTCGCGGCTACCCGCATGGTCGGTCCGGCACCGAGATCTCCCGAGCCGGCCGGATCGTCGGCATCGTCGACTCCTTCGAGACGATGACGGCGGCACGGGTCTACAAGAAGGCGATGACCACGCGGGCCGCGCGCACCGAGCTCGCGGACTGCGCGGGCAGCCAGTTCGACCCCGACTTCGTCCGTTCCTTCCTGTCGATCTCCCTGCCGCGCGTGCTCTGGGCGATGGGGCCGCTGGCATTCGCCGTACAGCTGCCCTTCCTGCGCAGCCTCGCGAAGTTCGGGACGCAGGCGAGCGCACTGCCGCTGCAGAGCGCTTCGACCGCGGGCGTTGCGGCGGCGGCGAGCGTCATCGGCGTGGCGGCCGCACCCGCGATGGTGACCAGCGTCGTGCATCGCCACACTCACTCCCACGGGCACGTGGACGGCGGTTCGCGGTTGGCCGGTGCGACGGCGCTGCACTCCGGTGGGTCCGTCGGCACCGTCGCCGGGGGCGGTGTCGAGACCGTGTCCGATGCGCATGCGGGAACCGTGCTCGGTCCTCGCTCAGACCTGCCGCCGCGCGTGAGCGGCGTCGTTCCGCCAGAGGCTTCCCGCACGCCCGGCGCCTCGGATCCGGGCACACCGACCGGAGGATCCCCGGTTTCCGGTGGCGGGTCGCCGACGCCGTCGCCGGCGCCGAGCTCGGGTCCGGGCAGCTTGTCGATCGCCGCGACGACCATGTACGCCGTCGAGGACATCTCTGCGACCGTGGACGTGCTGAGCTCGACCGTGACCAATGTCGTGGCCTCGACGTTGCAGATCGCCGACCACCCGTCGCACGGCACCGCCACGGTCGGCTCGGACGGGAACGTCAGCTATCAGCCGGAGCCCGGTTTCGTCGGCGTGGATCAGCTGACCTACCAGGTGTGCGACAGCGCCGGCCGCTGCGGCGCCGCCGAGCTGACGGTCAACGTGCTCGGCCACGACCAGGCGCACGCGAACCTCGACGGTGTCGACCTGTCCGGGATGGACCTGTCCGGCTTCACGTTCACCGGCGCATCGCTCCGCAACGCCGACCTGACCGGCGCGAACCTGACCGGTGCCGACTTCACGAACGCCGACCTGACCGATGCCGACCTTGCCTCCGCCACGGTTCGCAATATCGTCCTGAGCGGGGCCACTTTGACCGGGACCGACGTGTCAGGCGTCGTGGGCGCGGTCGCCCCGGACGCCACTGCGGTGAACCTCTCGGCGACGATCGGCAAGGCCGTCACCATCGATGCGTCGAACCTGGTCGCGGACCCCGACGTGCCGATCGACTGGTCGACGCTGTCGATCTCGGGATCACCCAAGCACGGCTCTGCACGGGTGACCGGTACCCACACCATCGTCTATACGCCGGGTGCGGGTCTGCTCAGCACGGATTCGCTCACCTTCACGGTGGCAAACGTGCTCGGTGCCTCCACGACCTGCACCGTGCACTTCGTCGCGGTGCTCTGA